A region of Toxorhynchites rutilus septentrionalis strain SRP chromosome 1, ASM2978413v1, whole genome shotgun sequence DNA encodes the following proteins:
- the LOC129762817 gene encoding disintegrin and metalloproteinase domain-containing protein 12-like translates to MISTSAFILLTSVITLVVCGQSNSSQPQNKTGSVPRAESDNEEKFEQYARIFPLLHHKGSSQDEEKNRLGRLSISYVLDGVNVTLDLSLNEEMIPEEHFVSVQDNGQDRPRKLAMHEVELCHYHGIIRGQPSSYVALSACDDGISGAVYDHEVTYLLESEQTSSGWEHFVYKQRHQARAERTKRALESPQAAAPPSQSFQVAYRSNRASNYVELVLVIDRSLYRTTANVQRIHRYCLDLVNAMNAIYRPLNIYIALVGVVIWSDQDPIEISKDSKKTLENFLHYRRSTLLKMIPHDNAHLLTAVHFADSIVGKAEMGSMCTFAGSGGVEVVDTNFVPLQASTIAHEMGHNFNIDHDGPECSCPSGSCVMASKTVRSQAAPHRWSSCSVEHLETALKHGLGSCLKNKPVKMFVRSTCGNGLVEPGEECDCGLPHVCDTKCCDPSTCQLTVNATCAAGECCDLEDCKLKSAGVSCRMAVGECDLPEYCDGQTAVCPKDVYLRDTEPCASGRAFCYGGQCRTRDSQCKVLWGPTAKSIDDYCYQTNRNGSIFGNCGNDLLTGEYTKCGQEDMLCGLLHCSHKNEKLDFGMQAYSKLTTTKFSHYGPRGTVRETICNTAIVDLGLEVANPGLVPDGAKCGSGKMCWNQRCVSLTHLQENDVGEDCAEGCRGHGVCNSEGNCHCDEGYGGQFCEQSGQGGSIDSGPIVDPNSTERTTIALYISFTVLLFIGIGGVLYFYRYVLTEYLRNLLVKFRMRKYGHIVPPASPTMIAPAKPPRLDISAPTLISTMTTNNMYTATKVDPPPLTRSAPAPPTLEPAQHFIKVNINNHGKVTIENKVVNSPFLLSSPLLDTHEAIHEIKIKGVPAILSQRTISVDSNDPLLDENPKPVVETPPILASPDLDLGTLLSQVKLKKVQDFQNQRSKSDEKPSRRLPQLPRQKTIGEFQNVIAEVHPKRSPATEEPPPNPFGEVTLKKVKPRTPHLSRENLDEIVEESDRSVGLVKPVQKPDLNRPKPSLPQKPVQHQPIDNHIGGEHQSAPPTSAIKPKPARRLPQVPPLKANGNRPPLARRPAVSEDAEPSSASGSSVAALKAKLNLAQIAGGIKR, encoded by the exons ATGATATCAACGAGTGCCTTTATCTTATTAACGTCTGTGATAACGCTGGTGGTTTGTGGCCAGTCGAACTCGAGCCAACCCCAAAACAAGACCGGTTCGGTACCTCGGGCCGAGAGTGACAACGAAG AGAAATTTGAGCAATATGCGAGGATTTTCCCACTGTTACATCACAAAGGTTCTTCGCAGGACGAAGAAAAAAACCGCCTCGGGCGGCTGAGTATAAGCTATGTTCTGGATGGGGTGAATGTGACGCTGGATTTGAGTCTAAATGAGGAAATGATTCCCGAGGAGCATTTCGTCAGCGTGCAGGACAACGGCCAGGACAGGCCAAGAAAGCTGGCAATGCATGAGGTGGAGCTGTGTCACTACCAT GGTATCATCCGCGGTCAACCATCATCGTACGTGGCCCTCTCCGCCTGCGACGACGGCATCAGTGGAGCCGTGTACGACCACGAAGTAACCTATCTTCTGGAGTCGGAACAAACCAGCTCGGGATGGGAACACTTCGTATACAAACAGCGCCACCAGGCACGCGCAGAACGG ACGAAGCGCGCTCTGGAGTCTCCCCAAGCGGCCGCACCACCATCACAATCCTTCCAGGTGGCGTACCGCTCCAACCGGGCGTCCAACTACGTCGAGCTGGTGCTGGTGATCGATCGGAGTCTCTACCGCACCACGGCCAACGTGCAGCGGATCCACCGCTACTGTCTGGATCTGGTGAATGCGATGAATGCCATCTACCGGCCGCTCAATATCTACATCGCACTCGTCGGGGTCGTCATCTGGTCCGACCAGGACCCGATCGAGATCAGCAAGGATTCGAAGAAGACGCTGGAGAATTTCCTGCACTACCGGAGGAGCACGCTGCTGAAGATGATTCCCCACGATAATGCCCATCTGCTGACGGCGGTTCATTTCGCCGACAGCATTGTGGGGAAGGCGGAGATGGGTTCGATGTGCACGTTTGCCGGCTCGGGCGGAGTGGAAGTGGTGGATACCAACTTTGTGCCACTGCAGGCCAGCACGATAGCTCACGAGATGGGGCACAATTTTAACATCGACCATGACGGACCCGAATGTAGCTGCCCCAGCGGGAGTTGTGTGATGGCATCGAAGACTGTTAGGAGTCAGGCAGCGCCTCACCGGTGGAGCTCGTGCAGCGTAGAACATCTTGAAACGGCCCTGAAACACGGGCTGGGATCCTGTTTAAAGAACAAACCGGTGAAGATGTTTGTGAGGAGTACCTGCGGGAATGGTCTGGTGGAACCCGGCGAAGAGTGTGACTGCGGATTGCCGCATGTGTGCGACACCAAATGTTGCGATCCGAGCACCTGCCAACTGACGGTGAACGCAACGTGTGCCGCGGGAGAGTGCTGTGACTTGGAGGACTGTAAGCTGAAGTCGGCGGGAGTAAGTTGTCGGATGGCAGTGGGCGAATGTGATCTTCCCGAGTATTGTGATGGACAGACGGCCGTTTGTCCGAAGGATGTGTACCTGAGGGATACGGAGCCGTGTGCCAGTGGAAGGGCGTTTTGTTACGGAGGACAGTGCCGGACGCGCGATAGCCAGTGCAAGGTTCTCTGGGGCCCTACGGCAAAATCGATAGATGATTATTGTTACCAGACAAACCGGAACGGTTCGATCTTTGGAAACTGCGGAAATGATCTACTGACCGGGGAGTACACGAAGTGCGGCCAGGAAGATATGTTATGCGGCTTGCTGCACTGTAGTCATAAAAATGAGAAGTTGGATTTTGGTATGCAGGCGTACTCCAAACTAACAACGACCAAGTTCAGCCATTACGGTCCACGGGGAACCGTGAGGGAGACCATATGTAATACAGCAATAGTAGATTTAGGTTTAGAAGTAGCCAATCCTGGGCTGGTCCCGGATGGAGCGAAATGTGGCTCCGGGAAGATGTGCTGGAATCAGAGATGCGTATCGCTAACACATCTTCAGGAGAATGACGTTGGGGAAGATTGTGCCGAAGGTTGCAGAGGTCATGGCGTTTGCAACAGTGAAGGCAACTGTCACTGTGATGAAGGCTACGGAGGCCAGTTCTGTGAACAATCCGGCCAAGGTGGATCAATAGACAGTGGGCCAATAGTTGATCCAAATTCTACCGAGAGAACCACGATTGCTCTGTATATTTCCTTCACAGTATTATTGTTCATAGGGATCGGCGGAGTCCTGTACTTCTACCGATACGTACTTACGGAGTATTTGAGAAACCTGTTGGTGAAATTCCGTATGCGAAAATACGGACACATTGTACCACCGGCGTCCCCAACGATGATAGCACCCGCGAAGCCTCCTCGGTTGGACATTTCCGCTCCAACGCTCATCAGCACAATGACCACCAACAATATGTATACAGCAACGAAAGTCGATCCACCCCCGTTAACGAGATCTGCTCCAGCGCCACCCACTCTAGAACCTGCTCAACATTTCATCAAAGTCAACATCAACAACCACGGCAAGGTTACCATCGAGAATAAGGTAGTTAATTCACCATTTCTGCTAAGCTCACCTTTGCTGGACACACACGAAGCCATTCACGAGATTAAAATCAAAGGTGTTCCGGCGATACTTAGCCAGCGTACGATCAGCGTTGATTCCAACGACCCACTTCTGGATGAGAATCCAAAACCAGTGGTCGAAACTCCACCCATTCTCGCCAGCCCTGATCTAGATCTGGGCACCCTGCTGAGTCAGGTGAAGCTGAAGAAAGTACAAGATTTTCAGAATCAACGATCGAAAAGTGACGAAAAACCATCCCGTCGCTTGCCTCAGCTACCACGACAAAAGACTATCGGGGAGTTCCAGAATGTGATCGCGGAGGTTCACCCAAAACGAAGTCCAGCAACGGAAGAACCCCCTCCGAATCCATTCGGGGAAGTAACCCTGAAAAAGGTAAAGCCTCGAACACCCCACCTGAGCCGCGAAAATCTCGACGAAATCGTGGAGGAGAGTGATCGATCTGTCGGATTGGTAAAACCAGTCCAGAAACCTGATCTCAATCGACCCAAACCAAGTCTACCTCAGAAACCCGTGCAGCATCAACCCATAGACAATCACATCGGAGGTGAACACCAGTCAGCACCGCCCACATCGGCCATCAAGCCGAAACCTGCCAGGAGACTGCCACAAGTTCCACCGTTGAAAGCCAACGGCAATCGACCACCGCTCGCCCGGAGGCCTGCCGTAAGCGAGGACGCGGAACCTTCC